The Streptomyces asoensis DNA window GAACACCGTGCTGAAGGCGTACCGCGAGCTGGAGCGCGACGGGCTGGTGGAGGCGCGGCGCGGCCTCGGCACCTTCGTGCGGCGCGGTCTGAGCACCGCCCCGGCCGACTCGCCCCTGCGGGCGGAACTGGACGCCTGGGCCGTGCGGGCCCGGGAGGCCGCGCTGGACCGCGACGACGTGGCCGCGCTCTTCACCGCCGTGCTCGACGCACACTTCGCCACCGCGCAGGACCCGCACACCTCGCAGACCCCGGGCGACCCACAGGCCCCGCCCGACCCGCATCACTTGAATCCCGTGAACCCTGGAGACCCCTCATGACCGACACCGCCCTGGCGGCAACCGCGCTGGGCAAGCGCTTCGGCCGACGCGGGGGCTGGGCGCTGCGCGACTGCACCTTCCGCCTGCCCGCCGGGCGCGTCTGCGCCGTGGTCGGCCCCAACGGCGCGGGCAAGTCCACGCTCCTCGCCCTCGCCGCGGGCCTGCTGGCCCCCACCGAGGGCCGTGTCACCGTCCTCGGCACGGATCCCGCCTCCGCACGCACGCGTATCGCCTACGTAGCCCAGGACAAGCCGCTGTACCCGCAGCTGTCGGTGGCCGAGACCCTGCTCGTCGGCGCCGATCTCAACCCGGAGCGCTGGGACGCCGAGGCCGCCGAGCGGATCGTGGCGGCGGGCGACCTCGACCCCGGGAAGAAGATCCGCTCCCTCTCCGGCGGCCAGCGCACCAGGGTGGCGCTCGCCCTGGCCCTGGCCAAGCGGCCCGAACTGCTGCTCCTCGACGAGCCGCTCGCCGACCTGGACCCGCTGGCCCGGCACGAGCTGATGGGCACGCTCATGGCGCGGGCGGCCCAGTACGGCACGACGATCGTGATGTCGTCGCACGTGGTCGCCGAACTGGAGGACTCCTGCGACCACCTGCTGCTGGTCGGCGCCGGCCGGGTGCGTCTGGCCGGTGAGATCGACGACCTGCTCGCCGCCCACACGCGCGTGAGCGCCCTCGCGGACGCCCGCACCGCCCCCGCGGACGCGTCCCCGGTCAGCCTCCCGAGCGGCTCTGCGCCCGGCACCCCCAGCGGCTCTCCGAGCAGCCCGGGCGCCGCCCCGGATCTGGCCCCGCACACCGTCGTCGAGTCCCGGGTCACCGGCCGTCAGCTCACGGCCCTGGTCCGGCCCGGTGGCCCGCTCGCCGACGGCTGGCGCACCTCGGCGCCGTCCCTGGAGGACCTCGTCCTCGCCTACCTGCGCAACCCGCAGGCCGCCCCGCTCGTCCCGGCCGAGGCCGAGGAGGCCGCCGCATGACCGCACTCGCCCTCGCGCCGACCACCCCGCGCACCGCGCACCGCGCCCCCGGGATCCGCTGGCTGTTCCGCCTGCACCGGCCCGCCCTGTACGCCTGGCTCGGCCTGGTCCTCGTGCTCGCCCTCGCGCTGGTGTGGCTGTGGGGTCCGCTGACGGACTCGGCCGCCGTGGCCTGGCGCCAGTACCGGGACGAATGCGCCAACGGCGGTCCGTGCAGGTACGACCAGGACACGATCGTCCGCTACAAGGACGTGTACGCGTACACGACCGCCGCGCTGACCGGGCTCCCGTTCCTGGTCGCCGCCTGGGCGGGCGCCTCCCTGTTCGGCCGCGAGCTGGAGCACGGCACCGCCCAGCTCGCCTGGACGCAGAGCCTGTCGCCGACCCGCTGGCTGGCCACCAAGCTGGCCGTGCCGGCGGTCCTGGTCACCGCGGGCACCCTCCTGCTGGTCGCCCTGCACCGGCTGATGTGGTCCGCGGGCGACGGCCGTATCGACACCGCCAAGAGCTGGTACGACGACATGACCCTGCACACCAACGGCCCCACCACGGTCGCCTTCGCGCTGACCGGCCTGGCCGGCGGCGCCCTCGCGGGCCTGCTGCTGCGCCGTACGCTGCCGGCGATGTCGCTCGCCCTCGGCCTCGTCGCCGTCGTGCGGGTCCTCACCTCCCAGGTCCTGCCCCACCTGTGGCCCGCCGTCACCCGGGTCACCAGCCTCGCCGACGGGTACGGCGGCTCGGGCCTGGGCGTGGACTCGGGCCTGGTCACCTCCACCGGCGCGCACATCGCCGACCCCGGCTGCGGTCCGACCGGCGTCGTCAGCGGCTGCGACAAGGTGTACGCCGGGCTCGACGCCACCGGTTTCTACTCCACGTACCACCCCGAGTCCCACTTCTGGCCCCTCCAGCTGGCCGCGACCGCACTCGTGCTGGTCGTCGCGGGCCTCACGGCCACCGCCGCGTTCCTCCTCCTGCGCCGCCGCACGGCGACCAGCTCGGCGGCCTGACCACCCCGCCGGCCCGACCGCACGGTCGGCCCGACCCGTCCCGGTCCGGTGTGCGGGGGTCCCTCCACGGGGGGAGGGACCCCCGCACACCACCCAGCGGCCGGGAAGAGAAGCGGTGAGCGCGCCGCCTCCGACCCCCGCGGGCCGCCCCCCGATATCCCGCACGCCATGTCGCCGTAACCATCGGTTCAGACGACCTTGCGACGCTCGGCGAATGAAGCCCGCCGTGCCCGAGCCTTCGCCGCCTCCCGGGGCAGATCGGCCCCCGCGAGACACCACCGCGATCACGCCCGCACGTTCCGACGCGCCTGTCACGCTCCTTGCGCGGAAGAATGGGTACATGAGCCAGTCAGACGCCCAGGCCGAGGTCCAGCACGCGCAGCCCTCCGTGGGCTCCATCGCCGCCCACCGCCCGCACACCGTCGCCGCCGTGGTCTCCGATCTCGAGCCCGACATCGACGCCGACCTCGACACCTACGAGGAAGCGCCGTACGACGGCCCGCAGCTTCCCCAGGGCCGCTTCCTCGACCGGGAACGCAGCTGGCTCGCGTTCAACGAACGCGTCCTGGAACTCGCCGAGGACCCGAACACGCCCCTCCTCGAACGGGCCAACTTCCTCGCCATCTTCGCCAGCAACCTGGACGAGTTCTTCATGGTCCGGGTGGCCGGCCTGAAGCGCCGTATCGCCACCGGCGTCGCCACCCGCTCCGCCTCCGGCCTCCAGCCGCGCGAGGTGCTCGAGATGATCTGGGCCCGCTCGCGCGAGCTCATGGCCCGGCACGCCGCCACCTACCACGAGGACATCGCCCCCGCCCTCGCCGAGGAGGGCATCCACCTGGTGCGCTGGGGCGAACTGACGGAGAAGGAGCAGGCCCGCCTCTTCACGCTCTTCCGCCACCAGATCTTCCCGGTCCTCACCCCCCTGGCCGTCGACCCCGCGCACCCCTTCCCGTACATCTCGGGTCTCTCGCTGAACCTCGCGGTCGTCGTGCGCAACCCCGTCAGCGGCCACAAGCACTTCGCGCGCGTCAAGGTGCCGCCCCTGCTGTCCCGGTTCCTGGAGAGCTCGCCGGGCCGCTACGTCCCCATCGAGGACGTCATCGGCGCGCACCTGGAGGAGCTGTTCCCGGGCATGGAGGTGCTGGAGCACCACGCCTTCCGGCTCACCCGCAACGAGGACCTCGAGGTCGAGGAGGACGACGCCGAGAACCTTCTCCAGGCCCTGGAGAAGGAGCTCATGCGGCGCCGCTTCGGGCCGCCGGTGCGCCTGGAGGTCGAGGAGTCCATCGACCGCGAGGTGCTCGACCTGCTGGTGCGCGAGCTGAAGATCAGCGAGGCCGAGGTCTACCCGCTGCCGGGCCCGCTCGACCTGACCGGCCTCTTCCGCATACACGGCCTCGACCGGCCCGAGCTGAAGTACAAGAAGTTCATCGCCGGCACCCACCGCGACCTGGCCGAGGTCGAGTCGGCCTCCCCGCCGGACATCTTCGCGGCCCTGCGCAGCCGGGACGTCCTGCTGCACCACCCGTACGACTCCTTCTCGACGTCCGTGCAGGCGTTCCTGGAACAGGCGGCGGTGGACCCGGACGTCCTCGCCATCAAGCAGACCCTGTACCGGACCTCGGGCGACTCCCCGATAGTCGACGCGCTCATCGAGGCCGCCGAGTCCGGCAAACAGGTCCTGGTGCTGGTCGAGATCAAGGCCCGCTTCGACGAGCACGCCAACATCAAGTGGGCGCGCAAGCTGGAGGAGGCCGGCTGCCACGTCGTCTACGGCCTGGTCGGCCTGAAGACCCACTGCAAGCTGTCGCTGGTGGTCCGTCAGGAGGGCGACACCCTGCGCCGCTACTGCCACGTCGGCACCGGCAACTACCACCCCAAGACGGCACGGCTCTACGAGGACCTCGGACTGCTGACCGCCGACCCGCAGGTCGGCGCGGACCTCTCCGACCTGTTCAACCGGCTCTCCGGCTACTCCCGCCGCGAGACCTACCGCCGTCTGCTCGTCGCCCCCAAGTCCCTGCGGGACGGTCTGATCGCCCGCATCGACAAGGAGATCCAGCACCACCGCGCCGGCCGGCCCGCGCACGTCCGCATCAAGGTCAACTCCATCGTCGACGAGGCGCTGATCGACTCCCTCTACCGGGCGTCCCAGGCCGGCGTGCAGGTCGACGTGTGGGTGCGCGGCATCTGCGCCGTGCGCCCCGGCGTGCCCGGCCTGTCGGACAACATCCGGGTCCGCTCCATCCTGGGCCGCTTCCTGGAGCACTCGCGGGTCTTCGGGTTCGGCAACGGCGGCGAACCCGAGGTGTGGATCGGCAGCGCCGACATGATGCACCGCAACCTCGACCGCCGTATCGAGGCCCTGGTCAGGGTCACCGACCCGGCCCACCGGGCGTCCCTGAACCGGTTCCTGGAGACGGGCATGTCCGATGCCACGGCCTCCTGGCACCTCGGCCCGGACGGCGAGTGGATCCGGCACGCGACCGACGCGGACGGCGCGCCCCTGCGCAACGTCCAGGAGATGCTCATAGACGCCCGGAGGCGCCGGCGTGGCACAGCGACACCATGACGTGACGGACCCCGCGGCCGGGCCCGTGACCACGGGGGAAGCCCTCGCGGGCTACCTCCGGGGCCAGGCCACGGAGTTCCTCCGCGCCCTGCGTCTGCACCGGGAGACGGGGGGCGGCACGTCACACGCGCCGGCGGGCTCCACGGCCGCCGGCGCGCCGGGCGGCACGACGACCGCCACGGCAGCGGGCGCGTCGAGCGGGGCGACGGCGCGCGTCGACGCGGCGCGCGCCCTGCGCCGCTCGGCCCGCCGGATCAGCGGCAGCCTGCACACCTTCCGCCCGCTCCTGGAACCCGAGTGGTCGGAGGGCATCCGCCCCGAGCTGGCCTGGCTGTCGGGCACGCTGGCCCTGGAGCACGCGTACGGGGCCCGCCTGGAGCGGCTGCTGCTGGCGCTGAACCGGCTCTCGGGCGCGGCACCGGTGCCGCCCCAGCTCGTCGGCCCGGGCAGCCCGTCCGCCGACGGGACGGCCCGTCCGGCGGCCCCCGACCGGGGCAACCTCACCGTGGGCGCGGCGAAGGCGGGCGCCCTCCTGGACCGGCAGCTGACCCTCGCCCGCACCCGGGCCCACTCCAGCGCCCTCCAGGCGCTGGGCTCCTCCCGCTTCCACGCCGTCGCGGACAAGGTCGCCGTGCTCGCCAGCGAGGTCCCGCTCACCTCCGCCGCGGCCGCCACCGACCTGCGGGCCCTGGCCAGGGCCGCCGAGGAACGCCTCGCCGACGCGGTCACCGCGCTGCCGCTCGTCACCGCGGGCAGCCCCTACAACGCGGAGGCCCTGATCCACGGCCTCTCCCCGGACCCGGCCCCGCACCCCCAGGACGCGCCCTGGCACCAGGTGCGGCTGCTGCTGCGGCTGCACCGGTACGCCTGCGAGGTCGTGCACGGCCGGGGCACCCCCCTCGACGTCCGCCTGCTCACGGCGGGCGAGGCGCTCGACCGGCACCGCGACGCCTCGGAGGCCTCCTCCGCCGCGGCCCAGGCGGCCCGCACGCCCCGGATCGCGCCCGCGACGGCGTACGCCCTCGGCGTGCTGCACGCGGACCAGCGGCACGAGGTGGAGGCGGCGCGCTACGCGTTCCAGCGCTCGTGGCAGAAGCAGACCATCGGCGCACCCTGACCGGACAGGTGGTGAGGACCAGGTGAGCACCGCTGACGACGCCGCAGGCACCCCCTGCGGCACCCACGGCGGCGCCCTCGACGGCGTCTTCGGCAGCACCCCCCGCGCGATCCCCCACCGGGGCGCCCGCGCGGTCCCGGCCGGGACCCCCGGCCGGGACCGCGACCCGCACCCCGGCTCCGCCCCGGACCGCGCCTCGGGCTCCGCCCCGGCCCCCGGTCCCGCCGCCGACACCACCCCGGTCCTGGCGGCCGGCTGCGTGCTGTGGCGCCGCTCCCCGGCGGGCGACGGGCTGGAGCTGTGTCTCGTCCACCGGCCCAAGTACGACGACTGGTCGCATCCCAAGGGCAAGCTCAAACGTGGCGAGGATCCGCTGACGGGCGCCCTGCGCGAGGTCGAGGAGGAGACCGGTCACCGGGCCGTACCCGGCGCCCGGCTGCCCACCGTCGACTACGAGGCAGGCGGGCGCCCCAAGCAGGTCCGCTACTGGGCCGCCGAGGCCGTGTCCGGGTCGTTCGCCCCGAACGACGAGGTCGACCGCCTCCTGTGGCTCCCCCCGCCGGCCGCCCGCGACCGGCTCACCCAGCCGAGGGACCGCACCCTCGTGGACGCCCTGCTGCGCGTCCTGCACCTGGCATAACGGTCGGACGGACCCGGCGGCCGCCGGAATCGCTCCGTGTCCTCGACGTAAGCGTTCCGTGACCTAACCGCACCGTCCCCAGGGGTTCACCCCCCGTTCACTCGCGCCCGTAGGCGCCTTCACCTGATCTGCCTAATTTCGGCCTTACGCGGTGCGATGCGCGACCCGGGGGGTCGCGTCCGTGCCGAGCAGACTTCTGCACACTCCGCACGCCGCCGGAATTCAGGACGGCGGCTCCTGGAAGGATCTTCCCCAAGTGAAGCTTCAGCGCATGAACCGGCGGGCTCTCTCCCTCGGTGCTCTCGCCGTCTCCGGCGCCCTGGCCCTCACGGCGTGCGGCTCCGACGACACCGGTTCCAGCAGCGGCAGCAGCTCCTCCGCGACGGCCGCCGCCGGCTCCATCAAGTGTGACGACGCCAAGGGCCAGCTCCTCGCCGACGGCTCCTCCGCGCAGAAGAACGCGATCGACGCGTGGGTCAAGAACTTCACGCAGGCCTGCTCGGGCGTCCAGGTGAACTACAAGGGCTCCGGCTCCGGCGCCGGCGTCACCGCCTTCACGCAGGGCCAGGTCGCCTTCGCCGGCTCGGACTCCGCGCTGAAGCCCGACGCCGTCGCCGCCTCCAAGTCGGTCTGCACCGGCGGCCAGGGCATCGACCTGCCGATGGTGGCCGGCCCGATCGCCGTCGCCTTCAACGTCTCGGGCGTGGACAACCTGACGCTCGACGCCGCGACGATCGCCAAGATCTTCGACGGCAAGATCACCAACTGGAACGACGCCGCGATCGCCAAGCTCAACCCCGGCGCGAAGCTGCCCGACCTGAAGATCCAGCCGTACCACCGCTCGGACGAGTCCGGCACCACGGACAACTTCACCAAGTACCTGATCGCCGCCACCCCGGACAACTGGAAGTACTCCGGCGGCAAGGCCTGGCAGGCCAAGGGCGGCCAGGCCGCGGCCGGCTCCTCCGGTGTCGCGCAGGGCGTCAAGCAGACCAACGGCGCCATCGGCTACATGGAGCTGTCGTACGCCAAGGACGGTCTCGGCACCGTCGCCGTCAACACGGGCGCCTCGGCCCCGGTCAAGCCGTCCTCCGACGGCGCCACCAAGGCCGTCGCCGCCGCGCAGGTCGTCGGCACCGGCAGCGACCTGTCCCTGAAGCTGGACTACAACACCAAGGCCGAGGGCGCCTACCCGCTCACCCTGGTCACCTACGAGATCGCCTGCGACAAGGGCAACAAGGCCGCCACCCTGCCGGCCACCAAGGCGTTCCTGCGCTACATCGCCAGCGAGGACGGTCAGGGCATCCTGTCGGGCATCGACTACGCGCCGATCCCCGACGCCATCATCGCCAAGGTCCGCACCACCATCGAGGGCCTGAGCTGATCCCCGTGGTGCGGTCCGGCGCCGGGGACGACCCGGTCCGGACCGCACCCGTCCGGTGCACCGCCGCCAGGGGCCGCCCGCAAACCGGCCCCACCCGAGCCGCCCCCACACCGCAGGCGGCTCCGCAGACCGGAGACCTCCATGGACATATCGACACAGAACACAGACACGGACGACACCCCTCCCCCCACGGCCCCGGCGGCCCCGCCCCCCGTCTCGGCGGAGCAGAAGCGCGCGGCACGCGGAGCCACCCGCCCCGGTGACCGGATCTTCCTCGGCCTGTCCCGCGGCTCGGGCATCTTCCTGCTGGTGATCATGGCCGCCATCGCGGTCTTCCTCACCTACCGCGCGAGCCTCGCCATCAGCAAGGACGACGCGAACTTCCTGACCACGTTCGAGTGGAACACCAGCCTCGTCCCGCCGAAGTTCGGCATCGCGGTGCTGGCCTTCGGCACGGTGGTCTCGTCGGTCATCGCGATGGTCATCGCCGTCCCGATCGCCGTCGCGATCGCCCTCTTCATCACCCACTACGCACCCCGCCGCCTGAGCGGCCCGGTCGCGTACGTGATCGACCTGCTCGCCGCCGTCCCGTCCATCGTGTACGGCCTGTGGGGCGCCCTGGTGCTCGTCCCGCACATGGACGGCCTGTTCGGCTGGCTCAACGACTACCTGGGCTGGACCGGCGTCTTCTCCTGGGAGAAGGGCGCCCCGCGCTCCATGCTCACGGTGGGCGTCCTGCTGGCCGTGATGATCCTCCCGGTGATCACCAACGTGAGCCGCGAGGTCTTCCGCCAGGTCCCGCAGATGCACGAGGAGGCGGCCCTGGCGCTGGGCGCCACCCGCTGGGAGGTCATCCGCATGTCGGTGCTCCCCTTCGGCCGCTCCGGCGTCATCTCCGCCTCGATGCTCGGCCTCGGCCGCGCGCTCGGCGAGACGATGGCCGTGGCCACCGTCCTCTCCCCCGACTTCGACATCCACGCCAGCCTCCTCAACCCCGGCGGCGGCACCTTCGCCCAGAACATCGCCAGCAAGTTCAACGAGGCGACGGAGTTCGGCCGTGACGCGCTCATCGCCTCCGGTCTGGTCCTGTTCGTCATCACCCTGCTGGTCAACGGCGCGGCACGCATGATCATCGCCCGCCGCAAGGAGTACTCGGGGGCCAACGCATGAGCCACGCAGCAGCAGTAGCCGACAAGTCCCCGAGCACGCTCCGCGCGGCGAGCCTGCCGAGGTGGTCCCCCTGGGCCATCGCGGGCGGTTCGCTGGTCCTCGCCGTCGCCATCGGCCTCGCCGGCGGCCTGGACAGCAAGGTCCAGTGGGGCCTGATCGCCGGCCTCCTCTTCGTCTTCGGCACCTACGGCATCGCGGCCAAGGTCGAGGGCCGCCGCCAGGCGAAGGACCGGGTGGCCACCAGCCTGGTCTGGGTGGCGTTCGTCCTCGCCGTCGTCCCGCTGGTCTCCCTCCTCTGGACGACCATCGCGCGCGGCGTGAAGGTCCTGGACGTCTACTTCCTCACCCACTCCATGGGCGTCGTCGCCGACAGCGAGCCGGGCGGCGGCATCTACCACGCCATCCTCGGCAGCCTGGAGCAGGTCGGCCTGGCCACCGCCATCGGCGCCCCGGTCGGCATCCTGACGGCGATCTACCTGGTGGAGTACGGCCGCGGCGCCCTGGCGAAGTCGGTCACCTTCTTCGTCGACGTCATGACGGGCATCCCGTCGATCGTCGCGGGCCTGTTCATCCTCAGCCTGATGCTGATGTTCGACATGCAGCCCTTCGGCTTCGCGGGCTCCCTCGCGCTGGCGATCCTGATGATGCCGGTCGTCGTACGCTCTACAGAGGAAATGCTGAAGCTGGTCCCGAACGAGCTGCGCGAGGCGTCGCTCGCTCTCGGCGTCCCGAAGTGGCGCACGATCCTGAAGGTGGTAGTCCCGACCTCGATCGGAGGCATCATCACGGGCGTGATGCTGGCGATCGCCCGTATCGCGGGCGAGACGGCGCCGGTCCTCCTCCTCGTCTTCGGCAACCCGTTCATCAACGCGAACCCCTTCGAGGGCGCGCAGGCCTCGCTCCCGCTGTACATCTACCAGCAGTACTCGCAGAGCGCGGGTTCGACGGCGGCCTACGACCGTGCCTGGGCGGCGTCGCTCACGCTGATCGCCTTCGTGATGATCCTGAACCTGGTGGCCCGCGGCATCGCCCGCTGGAAGGCCCCGAAGACCGGTCGCTGAAGCAGCGATCCGCGGCCCGGAGCCGCACGGGACACCCTCAGCGACCGACTGGAAGTGAAGTAGAGAAAATGGCGAAGCGAATCGACGTAAGCGGACTGACCGCCTACTACGGATCCCACAAGGCGATCGACGACATCTCGATGACGGTCGAACCCCGCTCGGTGACGGCCTTCATCGGCCCCTCCGGCTGCGGCAAGTCGACGTTCCTGCGCACGCTGAACCGTATGCACGAAGTCACCTCGGGCGGCCGCGTCGAGGGCAAGGTGCTCCTGGACGACGAGGACCTGTACGCGGCGGGAGTGGACCCCGTCTCGGTCCGCCGCGAGGTGGGCATGGTCTTCCAGCGCCCCAACCCGTTCCCCACCATGTCGATCTTCGACAACGTGGCGGCCGGCCTGCGGCTCAACGGCTCCTACAAGAAGAGCGAGCTGGCGGACGTCGTCGAGAAGTCCCTCCAGGGCGCGAACCTCTGGAACGAGGTCAAGGACCGCCTCAACAAGCCCGGCTCTGGCCTCTCGGGCGGCCAGCAGCAGCGCCTGTGCATCGCCCGCGCCATCGCGGTCGAGCCGAAGGTCCTGCTGATGGACGAGCCCTGCTCGGCCCTGGACCCCATCTCCACCCTGGCGATCGAGGACCTGATCGGCGAGCTCAAGGAACGCTTCACGATCGTCATCGTGACGCACAACATGCAGCAGGCGGCGCGTGTCTCCGACCGCACGGCCTTCTTCAACCTGTCCGCCGTCGGCCAGCCCGGCAAGCTCATCGAGATCGACGACACGGAGCGCATCTTCTCCAACCCGTCGGTCCAGGCCACGGAGGACTACATCTCGGGCCGCTTCGGCTGAGCCCCACCCCCGAGGGCCGCTCCGACCGAGCCCGCCCCCGATCCCCTCGCGGTGCTGCATGGCGGTGCCACCGCGAGGCCGCAAAGGGCCCGCCCCCGGCTCGGGGGCGGGCCCACGCGTTTTCGGCCCGGGGGTCCGGCGGGCCTGGGGGTCCGGCGGGCCGGGGGCCGGTGGGCCATGGGGTCCGGTAGGCCGGGGGGCCGTGGGGTCCGGTGGGCCGGGGGCAGCTCCACCCGGTCCGGGCCAGGAGTCGCCGGTCGGCAGCCGACGTCGCAAGTGCGAGGACGAAGGACACAGGCGTGCCCGCCGGGCCCAAGCCTGGGCAGGGAGGGCGACAGCCGGGGAGTGAGGGCGACCCGGGCTCTCACCTCGCACGGGGAGCCCGGAGCGGGTGAAGCAGGACACCCTCGGGTGCCGAGAGACGAAGCACACGCTTCGGCCGCAGGGGGCGAAGCGCCCGCATCCCGGGGTCCGGGGCGGAGCCCCGTGTCGGGGCCACCCCACCTACCGCGTCGGGCGGGTGGGTGGGCGAGACGGGGGCGAAGCCCCCATCCGCGGGGTCCGGGGCGGAGCCCCGTGTCGGGAGCACCTCACCCACCGAGTCGGGCGGGCGGGTGGGCAAGACGGCGGCCAAGCCCCGCCCCACCCCACCTACAGGAACAACAGGTTCACCAACCAGAACGCACACGCCGCGACAACCCCCGCCGCAGGCATCGTGATGAACCACCCCAGAACAATGTTCTTGGCGACCCCCCACCGCACGGCATTGATCCGCTTCGTCGCCCCGACACCCATGATCGCCGAAGTGATCACATGCGTCGTCGAGATCGGCGCCTTGAACAGGAACGCCGTGGTGAACATGATCGACGCCCCGGTCGTCTCCGCGGCGAACCCCTGCGGCGGATCCAGCTCGATGATCTTGCGGCCGAGCGTCCGCATGATCCGCCACCCGCCCGCGTACGTCCCCAGCGAGAGCATCACCGCGCAGGCGATCTTCACCCAGACCGGGATCGGGTCGTCGGCCCCCTGCACGTCACCGATGACGAGGGCCATCACCACGATGCCCATCGTCTTCTGCGCGTCCTGGAGACCGTGCCCCAGCGCCATACCCGCCGCCGACACGGTCTGCGCGATCCGGAAACCGCGCTTGGCCTTGTGCGGGTTGGCCCGCCGGAACATCCACAGGATGGCCGTCATCACCAGGTAGCCGGCGATGAGTCCCACCACCGGCGAGAGGAACATCGGGATGACGACCTTGTCGAGGACGCCGGACCAGATGACCTCCGTGCCACCGGCGAGCGCGGCGCCCACCATGCCGCCGAACAGCGCGTGCGACGACGAGGAGGGCAGCCCGAAGTACCAGGTGACGAGGTTCCAGACGATCGCGCCGATCAGCGCGGCGAAGAGGATGCCCATCCCCTTCGAGCCGTCGGGCGTCTCGATCAGCCCCTTGCTGACGGTGTGCGCGACCCCGCTGCCGAGGAA harbors:
- a CDS encoding GntR family transcriptional regulator encodes the protein MVEYRIDRHSGVATYVQIVQQTKQALRLGVLRAGDKLPTAREVVEATAINPNTVLKAYRELERDGLVEARRGLGTFVRRGLSTAPADSPLRAELDAWAVRAREAALDRDDVAALFTAVLDAHFATAQDPHTSQTPGDPQAPPDPHHLNPVNPGDPS
- a CDS encoding ABC transporter permease, whose translation is MTALALAPTTPRTAHRAPGIRWLFRLHRPALYAWLGLVLVLALALVWLWGPLTDSAAVAWRQYRDECANGGPCRYDQDTIVRYKDVYAYTTAALTGLPFLVAAWAGASLFGRELEHGTAQLAWTQSLSPTRWLATKLAVPAVLVTAGTLLLVALHRLMWSAGDGRIDTAKSWYDDMTLHTNGPTTVAFALTGLAGGALAGLLLRRTLPAMSLALGLVAVVRVLTSQVLPHLWPAVTRVTSLADGYGGSGLGVDSGLVTSTGAHIADPGCGPTGVVSGCDKVYAGLDATGFYSTYHPESHFWPLQLAATALVLVVAGLTATAAFLLLRRRTATSSAA
- a CDS encoding NUDIX hydrolase, with the protein product MAAGCVLWRRSPAGDGLELCLVHRPKYDDWSHPKGKLKRGEDPLTGALREVEEETGHRAVPGARLPTVDYEAGGRPKQVRYWAAEAVSGSFAPNDEVDRLLWLPPPAARDRLTQPRDRTLVDALLRVLHLA
- the pstC gene encoding phosphate ABC transporter permease subunit PstC produces the protein MDISTQNTDTDDTPPPTAPAAPPPVSAEQKRAARGATRPGDRIFLGLSRGSGIFLLVIMAAIAVFLTYRASLAISKDDANFLTTFEWNTSLVPPKFGIAVLAFGTVVSSVIAMVIAVPIAVAIALFITHYAPRRLSGPVAYVIDLLAAVPSIVYGLWGALVLVPHMDGLFGWLNDYLGWTGVFSWEKGAPRSMLTVGVLLAVMILPVITNVSREVFRQVPQMHEEAALALGATRWEVIRMSVLPFGRSGVISASMLGLGRALGETMAVATVLSPDFDIHASLLNPGGGTFAQNIASKFNEATEFGRDALIASGLVLFVITLLVNGAARMIIARRKEYSGANA
- the pstS gene encoding phosphate ABC transporter substrate-binding protein PstS, with translation MKLQRMNRRALSLGALAVSGALALTACGSDDTGSSSGSSSSATAAAGSIKCDDAKGQLLADGSSAQKNAIDAWVKNFTQACSGVQVNYKGSGSGAGVTAFTQGQVAFAGSDSALKPDAVAASKSVCTGGQGIDLPMVAGPIAVAFNVSGVDNLTLDAATIAKIFDGKITNWNDAAIAKLNPGAKLPDLKIQPYHRSDESGTTDNFTKYLIAATPDNWKYSGGKAWQAKGGQAAAGSSGVAQGVKQTNGAIGYMELSYAKDGLGTVAVNTGASAPVKPSSDGATKAVAAAQVVGTGSDLSLKLDYNTKAEGAYPLTLVTYEIACDKGNKAATLPATKAFLRYIASEDGQGILSGIDYAPIPDAIIAKVRTTIEGLS
- a CDS encoding ATP-binding cassette domain-containing protein, translating into MTDTALAATALGKRFGRRGGWALRDCTFRLPAGRVCAVVGPNGAGKSTLLALAAGLLAPTEGRVTVLGTDPASARTRIAYVAQDKPLYPQLSVAETLLVGADLNPERWDAEAAERIVAAGDLDPGKKIRSLSGGQRTRVALALALAKRPELLLLDEPLADLDPLARHELMGTLMARAAQYGTTIVMSSHVVAELEDSCDHLLLVGAGRVRLAGEIDDLLAAHTRVSALADARTAPADASPVSLPSGSAPGTPSGSPSSPGAAPDLAPHTVVESRVTGRQLTALVRPGGPLADGWRTSAPSLEDLVLAYLRNPQAAPLVPAEAEEAAA
- a CDS encoding CHAD domain-containing protein, with the protein product MAQRHHDVTDPAAGPVTTGEALAGYLRGQATEFLRALRLHRETGGGTSHAPAGSTAAGAPGGTTTATAAGASSGATARVDAARALRRSARRISGSLHTFRPLLEPEWSEGIRPELAWLSGTLALEHAYGARLERLLLALNRLSGAAPVPPQLVGPGSPSADGTARPAAPDRGNLTVGAAKAGALLDRQLTLARTRAHSSALQALGSSRFHAVADKVAVLASEVPLTSAAAATDLRALARAAEERLADAVTALPLVTAGSPYNAEALIHGLSPDPAPHPQDAPWHQVRLLLRLHRYACEVVHGRGTPLDVRLLTAGEALDRHRDASEASSAAAQAARTPRIAPATAYALGVLHADQRHEVEAARYAFQRSWQKQTIGAP
- a CDS encoding RNA degradosome polyphosphate kinase, with translation MSQSDAQAEVQHAQPSVGSIAAHRPHTVAAVVSDLEPDIDADLDTYEEAPYDGPQLPQGRFLDRERSWLAFNERVLELAEDPNTPLLERANFLAIFASNLDEFFMVRVAGLKRRIATGVATRSASGLQPREVLEMIWARSRELMARHAATYHEDIAPALAEEGIHLVRWGELTEKEQARLFTLFRHQIFPVLTPLAVDPAHPFPYISGLSLNLAVVVRNPVSGHKHFARVKVPPLLSRFLESSPGRYVPIEDVIGAHLEELFPGMEVLEHHAFRLTRNEDLEVEEDDAENLLQALEKELMRRRFGPPVRLEVEESIDREVLDLLVRELKISEAEVYPLPGPLDLTGLFRIHGLDRPELKYKKFIAGTHRDLAEVESASPPDIFAALRSRDVLLHHPYDSFSTSVQAFLEQAAVDPDVLAIKQTLYRTSGDSPIVDALIEAAESGKQVLVLVEIKARFDEHANIKWARKLEEAGCHVVYGLVGLKTHCKLSLVVRQEGDTLRRYCHVGTGNYHPKTARLYEDLGLLTADPQVGADLSDLFNRLSGYSRRETYRRLLVAPKSLRDGLIARIDKEIQHHRAGRPAHVRIKVNSIVDEALIDSLYRASQAGVQVDVWVRGICAVRPGVPGLSDNIRVRSILGRFLEHSRVFGFGNGGEPEVWIGSADMMHRNLDRRIEALVRVTDPAHRASLNRFLETGMSDATASWHLGPDGEWIRHATDADGAPLRNVQEMLIDARRRRRGTATP